Proteins from a genomic interval of Coregonus clupeaformis isolate EN_2021a chromosome 4, ASM2061545v1, whole genome shotgun sequence:
- the LOC121552276 gene encoding retinol dehydrogenase 7-like, producing the protein MFLYILGLVAFWFVFRWYRELARVPNKGEKYVYITGCDSGFGNLLARHLDKLGFCVIAACYTEKGEDELKKVSSERLNTVHLDVISTDSVNKATAFIKTLVGEKGLWAVVNNAGVSVPSGPCDWMTVDDYKSMLDVNLIGVIGVTLSVLPLIKKARGRVVNVASVFGRISAFGGPYCVSKYGVEAFNDSLRMNMSAFGVKVLCLEPGFFKTSVTDLHLLRKNVKTLWDNLSEEIKDQYGHDYPERANVTLEKNVATLLDGDLMKVVSCMEHAISAVHPRTRYSPGWDAKFLWLPMSYLPTWIADKMLLKDMAKPTGAIL; encoded by the exons ATGTTCCTGTACATTCTTGGACTGGTGGCTTTTTGGTTTGTGTTCCGCTGGTACAGGGAACTCGCAAGAGTACCCAATAAAGGAGAGAAATATGTCTACATCACTGGCTGTGACTCTGGGTTCGGGAACCTTCTGGCCAGACATCTGGACAAGCTGGGCTTCTGTGTGATCGCAGCCTGCTACACTGAGAAGGGGGAGGATGAGCTGAAGAAGGTCTCTTCTGAACGATTGAACACAGTCCACCTGGATGTCATCAGCACTGACAGTGTCAACAAAGCAACGGCATTCATCAAAACCTTGGTTGGGGAGAAGG GTCTGTGGGCTGTGGTGAACAATGCTGGAGTCTCTGTACCATCCGGTCCCTGTGACTGGATGACCGTCGATGACTACAAGTCCATGTTGGATGTTAACCTCATTGGAGTCATTGGTGTGACTCTGAGCGTTCTGCCCCTCATCAAGAAGGCCAGGGGTAGGGTGGTGAATGTGGCCAGCGTGTTTGGGAGGATAAGCGCCTTTGGGGGTCCCTACTGTGTGTCAAAATATGGAGTGGAGGCTTTCAATGACAGTCTACG GATGAACATGTCAGCGTTTGGAGTTAAAGTCCTGTGTCTTGAACCAGGCTTTTTCAAAACAAGTGTGACTGATCTACATCTCCTGAGAAAAAATGTGAAGACATTGTGGGACAATCTGTCTGAAGAAATCAAAGATCAATATGGACATGATTACCCAGAGAGAG CAAATGTGACATTGGAGAAGAATGTTGCAACGTTGCTGGATGGGGACCTGATGAAGGTTGTGAGTTGTATGGAGCACGCCATCTCTGCTGTCCACCCTCGGACACGCTACTCACCTGGCTGGGATGCCAAGTTCTTATGGTTGCCAATGTCCTACCTCCCAACTTGGATCGCTGACAAAATGCTCTTAAAAGATATGGCCAAGCCAACAGGCGCTATTCTTTAA
- the abcb11a gene encoding bile salt export pump has translation MKDHIYQKKVTSLQDDTDKEYWQTKPDREEKGNEKGDGKKKQKLLDVGFFQLFRFATWKDRLMMVVGGLCALVHGAASPLMLLVYGMMTNTFVAYELEVQELADPNKTCINNTITWINGSIFEIAENTTVFCGVDIEAQMTMFAYYYVGIGLGVLIVSYFQIALWVSAAARQIQRIRKTYFRKVMRMEIGWFDCNSVGELNTRISDDINKINNAIADQVSIFIERISTFIFGFMVGFIGGWKLTLVVIAVSPLIGIAAGLMAMAVARLTGRELQAYAKAGAVADEVLSSIRTVAAFGGEDKEAERYDKNLIEAQNWGVKKGTIIGMFQGYLWCIIFLCYALAFWYGSKLVIETKELSPGTLIQVFFGVLMAAMNLGQASPCLEAFASGRAAAKTIFDTIDREPEIDCFSEEGHKLDKVKGDIEFHNVTFNYPSRPEVKILDSLSMLIRAGETTAFVGPSGSGKSTTVQLFQRFYNPKEGMLTLDGHDIRSLNIQWLRSLIGIVEQEPVLFATTIADNIRYGRPGVTMDDIIQATKEANAYNFIMDLPQRFDTLVGEGGGQMSGGQKQRIAIARALIRNPRILLLDMATSALDNESEAIVQEALDTARMGRTTITIAHRLSTIRNADVIIGFEHGRAVESGTHNDLLEKKGVYFTLVTLQNQGNDMPNDKANIGPDNKTIEEEILQSFSRGSYESGLRQSLRLRSHTQLSNELIPDAIAGSIKIKSDKFLATMENDMEPQRSKHSKEEAEERVEPAPVARILKYNKSEWPYMLLGSIGAAINGSVNPIYAILFSQILGTFSIRDLDEQRVQINGICILFCAVAVTSFFSQFLQGYAFGKSGELLTRRLRKVGFQAMLKQEVGWFDDPRNSPGALTTRLATDASMVQGATGSQIGMIVNSLTNIGASFIIAFSFSWKLSLVVICFLPLIGLSGVFQVKMLTGFANEDKKAMEAAGQVSSEALANIRTIAGLCKESTFVDTYEQQLEAPYMSAKKKANIYGICFAFAQCVIFMAYAASFRYGGFLVSSERLHYLVVFRVISAIVISGTALGKASSFAPDYAKAKTAAAQFFKLLDRVPKISMSQTDGEKWDDFKGELEFINCKFTYPTRPDIQVLNGLLVSVKPGQTLAFVGCSGCGKSTSVQLLERFYDPDEGRVLIDGRPSHTVNVPFLRAQIGIVSQEPVLFDCSIAENIQYGDNTRNMSMEEIVDAAKKAYLHDFVMTLPDKYETQVGAQGSQLSRGQKQRIAIARAIVRNPKILLLDEATSALDTESEKTVQAALDEARRGRTCIVVAHRLSTIQTADIIAVMSQGAVIERGTHEELMAKRAAYYKLVTTGAPIS, from the exons ATGAAGGATCATATTTACCAGAAAAAGGTCACTTCTCTACAGGACGACACTGACAAAGAATATTGGCAAACAAAACCAGACAGAGAAGAAAAAG GGAATGAAAAAGG AGATGGAAAGAAAAAACAAAAGCTCTTGGACGTTGGATTCTTTCAACTG TTTCGATTTGCAACATGGAAGGACAGACTGATGATGGTAGTCGGGGGCTTATGTGCTCTAGTCCACGGAGCAGCCTCCCCTCTCATGCTCCTGGTGTACGGCATGATGACAAACACCTTTGTGGCATACGAGCTAGAGGTCCAAGAACTGGCAGACCCCAACAAAACCTGCATTAACAACACCATCACCTGGATCAATGGCTCCATATTTGAAATAGCAGAGAACACAACAGTCTTCTGTGG gGTGGATATCGAAGCACAGATGACCATGTTTGCATATTACTATGTTGGTATTGGATTAGGAGTCTTGATTGTTAGTTATTTCCAA ATTGCCCTCTGGGTGTCTGCTGCTGCCAGACAGATCCAGAGAATCAGGAAGACTTACTTTAGGAAGGTCATGCGAATGGAGATTGGCTGGTTTGACTGCAATTCAGTTGGAGAATTAAACACCAGGATATCAGA CGACATCAACAAGATCAACAATGCGATAGCTGACCAGGTGTCTATCTTCATCGAGAGGATCTCCACTTTTATCTTCGGCTTTATGGTGGGGTTCATTGGAGGATGGAAGTTGACTCTGGTGGTCATTGCAGTAAGCCCACTAATAGGAATTGCTGCTGGACTAATGGCCATG GCTGTTGCCAGACTGACAGGTCGGGAGCTCCAGGCCTATGCCAAGGCAGGGGCGGTAGCTGATGAGGTACTGTCATCCATCAGAACAGTGGCAGCCTTTGGAGGGGAGGACAAGGAGGCTGAAAG GTATGACAAAAACCTTATTGAGGCTCAGAACTGGGGTGTGAAAAAAGGGACAATCATTGGGATGTTTCAAGGATACCTGTGGTGTATCATCTTCCTCTGCTATGCTTTGGCATTCTGGTATGGCTCAAAACTGGTCATCGAAACCAAAGAGCTATCCCCTGGTACTCTTATCCAG GTATTCTTTGGAGTTCTCATGGCAGCTATGAACCTGGGTCAGGCCTCACCCTGCCTGGAAGCCTTCGCCTCAGGTCGAGCTGCAGCCAAGACCATCTTCGATACCATTGACCGG GAGCCAGAAATCGATTGTTTCTCAGAGGAGGGCCACAAATTAGACAAGGTCAAGGGTGACATTGAATTCCACAACGTCACATTTAACTACCCCTCTCGGCCAGAAGTGAAG attttagattctttgAGCATGCTGATCAGAGCAGGAGAAACCACAGCTTTTGTTGGGCCAAGCGGATCAGGGAAGAGCACCACAGTTCAACTCTTTCAGAGATTCTACAACCCCAAGGAAGGAATG TTGACTTTGGATGGCCATGACATCCGCAGCCTGAACATCCAGTGGCTTCGCTCTCTGATTGGTATAGTAGAGCAAGAGCCGGTGCTGTTTGCCACAACTATCGCTGACAACATCCGCTACGGGCGACCTGGGGTCACCATGGACGATATCATCCAGGCCACCAAGGAGGCTAACGCCTATAACTTCATCATGGACCTCCCACAG AGGTTTGATACGCTGGTGGGTGAGGGTGGTGGTCagatgagtggaggacagaagcaGAGGATCGCTATCGCCCGAGCTCTGATCCGCAACCCCAGGATCCTGCTGCTGGACATGGCTACCTCGGCTCTGGACAACGAGAGTGAGGCCATTGTACAGGAGGCACTTGACACG GCTCGGATGGGCAGGACAACCATTACCATCGCCCACCGCCTTTCCACTATCCGCAATGCTGATGTCATTATTGGCTTTGAGCACGGAAGGGCAGTGGAGAGCGGTACACACAATGATCTTCTAGAAAAGAAGGGTGTCTACTTTACTCTTGTTACCCTTCAGAACCAAGGAAATGACATGcccaatgacaaagcaaacataG GTCCGGACAATAAAACCATTGAGGAAGAAATCCTTCAGAGTTTCAGTCGAGGAAGCTATGAATCTGGGTTGAG GCAATCTCTTCGCCTGCGATCTCACACCCAACTTTCAAACGAACTCATCCCTGATGCTATAGCTGGCAGTATCAAAATTAAATCAGACAAATTCCTTGCCACAATGGAAAACGACATGGAACCTCAAAGATCAAAG CATTCcaaggaggaagcagaggaacGGGTGGAGCCAGCACCAGTGGCTCGAATCCTGAAGTACAACAAGTCAGAGTGGCCCTACATGCTATTGGGATCTATAGGAGCTGCAATCAACGGCTCCGTCAATCCAATCTATGCTATTTTATTCAGCCAGATCCTTGGG ACGTTCTCTATACGTGACTTGGATGAACAGAGAGTGCAGATCAATGGAATATGTATCCTGTTCTGCGCTGTGGCGGTGACAAGTTTCTTCTCTCAGTTCTTACAG GGCTATGCATTTGGGAAGTCTGGGGAGCTGCTGACCCGCAGGCTAAGGAAGGTGGGCTTCCAGGCCATGTTGAAACAGGAGGTAGGCTGGTTTGATGACCCCAGGAACAGCCCAGGAGCTCTCACCACCAGGCTGGCCACCGATGCCTCCATGGTTCAGGGG GCAACTGGATCGCAGATTGGGATGATTGTGAACTCCTTGACCAACATCGGAGCGTCTTTCATCATTGCGTTCTCCTTCAGCTGGAAGTTAAGCTTGGTAGTGATTTGCTTTTTACCACTCATTGGCTTGTCTGGGGTCTTCCAAGTCAAAATGCTGACAGGTTTCGCAAACGAGGATAAGAAGGCAATGGAAGCAGCAGGACAG GTGTCCAGCGAGGCTCTAGCCAACATCAGGACCATCGCAGGGCTGTGCAAGGAGAGCACATTTGTGGATACGTATGAACAGCAGCTGGAGGCTCCCTATATGTCTGCCAAGAAGAAGGCAAACATCTATGGCATCTGTTTTGCCTTTGCTCAGTGTGTTATCTTTATGGCGTACGCCGCCTCGTTTAGATATGGAGGCTTTCTTGTCAGCTCTGAAAGATTACATTACCTGGTGGTCTTCAG AGTGATCTCTGCCATTGTGATCAGTGGGACAGCACTGGGAAAAGCTTCCTCATTCGCCCCAGATTATGCCAAAGCCAAGACTGCAGCTGCCCAGTTCTTCAAACTGTTGGACCGAGTCCCCAAAATCAGCATGAGTCAGACAGACGGGGAGAAATGG GATGATTTCAAAGGGGAGTTAGAATTCATCAACTGCAAGTTCACATACCCAACCCGGCCTGACATCCAGGTGCTAAATGGACTACTGGTGTCTGTGAAACCGGGCCAGACCCTGGCCTTTGTGGGCTGTAGTGGCTGTGGGAAGAGCACTAGTGTGCAGCTGTTGGAGAGGTTCTATGATCCAGATGAGGGCAGAGTG TTGATCGATGGCCGTCCATCACACACTGTCAACGTGCCCTTCCTGAGGGCTCAGATTGGCATTGTCTCCCAAGAGCCAGTGCTGTTTGACTGCAGTATTGCTGAAAACATCCAGTATGGTGATAACACCAGGAACATGAGCATGGAGGAGATTGTTGATGCTGCAAAGAAAGCTTATCTCCATGACTTTGTGATGACTCTGCCAGAT AAATATGAGACTCAGGTTGGTGCCCAGGGCTCCCAGCTCTCCAGAGGGCAAAAACAACGCATCGCCATCGCTCGGGCAATAGTCAGAAACCCTAAGATCCTGCTTCTGGATGAGGCCACCTCTGCATTGGACACAGAGAGTGAAAAG ACAGTGCAGGCTGCTTTGGATGAGGCCAGACGTGGACGCACCTGCATTGTCGTAGCCCACAGACTGTCCACCATCCAGACGGCAGATATCATAGCCGTCATGTCCCAAGGTGCTGTCATAGAAAGGGGGACACATGAGGAACTCATGGCTAAGAGGGCTGCCTACTACAAACTAGTCACAACAGGGGCTCCGATCAGCTAA